GGCATGACATAAACCAGGAAGTGCAACGGCAGCATAGAGGGAGTCAGCAGCACATCCCATGTCATTACCTGGGATGTTTCCGTTCATTAGGAGCGTGCAGGACAACTGTTGCCTGTGCAGTGTCTGCCTTCGGGCCTGAGGCAGCGTGGGGCCAGTATAAAAGCCAGACCAACGGGTCACTCTGTCAAGCTCTTCTGCCACCTCCCTCTCCTCGGGAACCAGGTGAGCTGGAATCCCCATTCTCACCCACCTCCTCCTAAGGGACAGGGTGCAGCCTGCAAGGACATCTCAGCTGATACCTGCTCCTTGGTGTTATGTTAGTGCTCTGGATGATGGTTGTGGGAGAGGCCAGAGGAGAGACGGTCTGTCATGCAGAGAGGCTGGGGGTGGGCTGGGGTGGCTCTTTGTTGACAAACTAGTGCTAAGACGCTATGTGAAGGTCCGCACTGGACTCAGGCAAAGGATCCCTTGCTCCCCCTGCACAGCCTCCACCTCCCCATGCGAGAGCTGCCTTGTCCTCCCTTGGGTAGCATTGCAGGCTGTTCCTCACGTGCccctcagctccctccctgccctctctcCCAGGTGAAGCTCCAGCCGCGAGCCATGTCCTGCTCCGAGAAGTGCCAGACGTGtgagccctgccagccctgccagccctgcggcCCGACCccgctggccaacagctgcaatgagccctgtgtcaggcagtgccagaGCTCCCACGTGGTCATCCAGCCCTCCCCCGTAGTGGTGACCCTGCCTggccccatcctcagctccttcccgcAGAACACCGTTGTGGGCTCCTCCACCTCCGCTGCCgttggcagcatcctcagctccGAGGGAGTGCCCATCAGCTCCGGGGGCTTTGACCTCTCCTGCATCACCAACCGCTACTGCCGCAGACCCTGCTAAAGCCACTGGTGACGGCCCAGACAAGGAGCCCCGTGAACCCGGAAGATGATGCCAGACTGAACGACGGAGACTGCGGCCATGGCTTGGAGAGGGGCTGAGCGTGCCTCGCTCCTCCTGCAAAGGGCGTCAGCCCTGTGGAAGGGGCCAGCCTGGCCTCTCTGAAAACATGGCCAGTGCCTCTCATTCCCTTTCTCCACTCTGTGCTTTCCCTCCTATTCCTCTGTTGttttctgctccctgcagccttgAGGCCCTCCAAAGACAGCTTACAGGGGACTTGCCCACCCATAGCCTTTTGTGCGGCACTGGCTCTTGGCTGCCCATAGGGATCCTTTACCTGTGGCCTCCTCTCGAGGCATCTTGATTTCCTCTTTGGACTCATTAAACTCTGATGCATCCCAGCCTCTGTCTCCGTGTGGTCCTTTCCTCTCTGGATGCTTTCAAATGCTGTCCAGGGAGCAAAGAGATATGCTGGGAGGGAACAAGTGTGTGAACTAGTGGAACCCTTCTCATTCCTTGGCACCGGGAGGGCAGGAACATACCCTTTGGGCTCCCAGCATGCCCTATAGAGTGTGATCCCAACTTGAGCTCTCTTTGTGGGAAGACGCCAGTGTTGCAGGAGGCCCTGGGACATCAGCAGCCTCACAGGCACCCGAGGCAGTTCCTCTGTGGATGGAGCTGTGGTGGGGGAGAAGGCTCAGACAGAAGAGGGCAGTGAGGATGCAAGGAGGGGATGGTAGGAGAAATGCCCTCGGCTAGAGCCCAGagcctccttctcctcctcacctTCCCACCCATCTCCAGAAGGAACGGACATGCCATGTCTCCAAGGGCAAGGACAGCAAGGCCAAGTCCCCCTTTCTTCCATCACCCCCACAGAGTGCCCCACGCAGCCCCAGCGGTTCATTGCACAGATGTGCAGGGCAGAGGCCTCTTGAGACTGCAcatccccagctcccagcacacagCCATCTCGTGGCTAAAGGGTTGTGAATATGGGCCTGCAAGAGGACACAGTTGAGTGTCTGACAAGTTCTGCCATGGTAATGTGGCCTTTTGGGGTTTCCCTGCTCATGTGAGGCTGTGTCAAGAGCATtgctgggctgtgctctgcCCATGGCTGTGAACCTGCAGCTCGTTCCCAGGCAGGCAAGCACAAAGGCCAACTGACATCACTGCCCACCATCCTCTGAGGGGAAcaacagagggagaaagagacTGCTCCCAGTggcaaagagagaaagcaggaagaaaaccagtacaagacagacactCATGGCACAGTTAATTGCCATAATTTGTGCAGAACTAAAAGGACCTTGGCTACCTCCCAGACCCaccctgctgctttctccctctccttgcGCAACAGGGCAGAAGAAAGTCAGGTCAAAAAGGTCACAAGTTGAGATAAACACAGAGACATTATtaccaattaccatcatgggGAAAACACGCTTGACTTGGGGAAGATTCATTTATCCTGTTGCTAATGAAAAAGAGAGTAGGATGGTGAGAAACTGCCAAAACCCCCTTAACATATGTTCACCCCATCCCACCTCTTTTTCACAGACTCAACTTCCCTCCTTCATTCATGGCTCCACCATTAAGCAGCACAGTGGGATGTGGATTGGGGAGTTATGGTCACTACACAACAGTTTCTGCCCATGTAAAGAGGGACATTGCTGGATCTGCTCATGAAAAGGGTTTTGGTGATTCAACCTATACAACAAGTCCCAGCCATGGTGTGCTCGTGCCCTCATGATGAGGGTGACACAAGGACGGACTGACACATGTGTGCTCAGGCATGCCCACATGGAACCATGCCCATATCTGTAAGCTCACACAAAGCCAGAAACATCAGCAACTGGGGACTCTGCTGAGGAGATGCTGGGACAACCCTGGCACAACAGGGCTTAGGTACCACCGGGAAGGACCAGACCCCAGACatgctcctgctcttccctgagGACCCACAGAGACTGCACAGAGAGGGGATGGGACACATGAGCCCAGCACAGGTGTCCTGAGAGCACTATTAGTGTTGCAGCAGGGTCCAACCCTCCCAGCAGAAGCCCATCTGCACACAACAATGGCCTTCCCTCCAAGAGAGGTGAGGGGAGCAAGAGGAAGGGATGTGGCCTGTCCTCTCCCACGACAGTCCTTGGGCATGCGGAAGAGAAGCACCAGAGCGGTGCCCGTTTCCCGAGAAATTGGCTACAATCGAGCCCACAGGAATGAGCCACGAGCACATCCCCTGCCTGCACGGGATGCCACCAGCCCTTGATCTGAGGCTTCTGCTGCGCTGACGTGTTTCTGCCCCAGAAACCCTTGGGCCTCTCATCCCGGCACTTACAGAAGCCTTCCTATGGCAAAGCACACGAGCcaggaaattaaaaggcagcagtgccGGAAACCGGGACACGGCCCATGCCATTACCTGGGAGGGTTTGCATTTGCCATGAGCTTGCCAGGAAATTAAACCTGCCACAAAGGTGCCTCTGGGCATGAGGCACTGCAGGACGACTATAAAAGGCAGCCCAAgtctctgctctccatccacTTCTCTTGCCTCCTTCTCCTGGGAATCAGGTGAGTGTGAagcctcttctcctcctgcttccagacCTGGTCATTCCTCGAGGTATGTCCCAGCTGATCCAGGCTGTCCAGGCGCAGGACTGGGAGCTGCTTCtcatgggagagggaaggggagagaagggctTCTGCAGAGAGAGGCTGGGACTGAGCTGAGGTGGCTCCTGGGCTTGGAGCTGGGCAGCGTGTGCTGGGCCAGGAGGTGCCTTGGCTTGCCCATGGctgggtgcagagctgctgctcacgtGTCCCATCATCTCTTTGCCCCTGCCCTGTCTCCAGGTGAAGCTCTACCATCGAGCCATGTCCTGCTGCAACCCGTGcgtgccctgccagccctgcggcCCGACCccgctggccaacagctgcaatGAGCCCTGCGTCAGGCAGTGCCAGAGCTCCACCGTTGCCATCCAGCCCTCCGCCGTGGTGGTGACCCTGCCcggccccatcctcagctccttcccgcAGAACACCGTTGTGGGCTCCTCCACCTCCGCTGCCgttggcagcatcctcagctccGAGGGAGTGCCCATCAACTCCGGGGGCTTTGACCTCTCCTGCATCACCAACCGCTACTGCCGCAGACCCTGCTAAAGGTGATGGCTGCGTCCTCAGGCAGGAACATCCAAGACCTCACAACATGGATCTGGACAGGAGATAGAGCTTCACGGCgctgtttccttcttccactgtcctctctcttccctttcctgtctCCACCTCCCACACAAGCCCAGTGGGGACCTCTtggcctccctccctccctctctgtgTGGGACAGGCAGACGGACACCCTGCAGGAGCTCCACCGCATCTTGGTGGCTGCCCCTGGTGCTCCCTGTGAGccacctccttttcttctttacactCATAAAAGTTGTGCTGCATCCAAACCTCTGTCCCTGAGTCCTCTTTCCTTCTGCGCGAACTCTTCCAATCTGCTTCCCCTTGGAGCTGACAAAGACATCCCTGCCTACTCCACCAGCAATGGTCATCCATGAGAGCACGGCTCCAGAGGGTGACAGGAGTGGGCATGGGGAGACAATCCTGCCTGGGACAGCCCACAGCCtcatctctgccttcctctcccctaCATCACCCAGCACACTACCCCTACCATGCCCAGCACACGTGGGCACACGCAGATGAGATCCTACCTCATTCAGTCCTTCAGCACCTGGCAGGGCCCAGCTCTCTCCAGGCATGCCGGGCTGAGGTAACCCAACACTTAGGACTGGTGTCAGCCAACTCAGGCTGTGCAATGGAGTCCCCACTACCTGTGAACCCAGCACCCCCACGAGGCTCTCATCATGTGTTTCATATGTTCATCTTCCCTGAGTAAATTAATGCAGCTTCTTTATGAATGCAACATATAGATCTGCTTTTCAATGATACTTGAAAATTTCCTTTGTAGGTCTTGGTCTTCAACCCAAGCTAATGCTCTAAATCCTGGCCCCTCTCATAGAATCAACGAGGTTGGAacagacctttaagatcatcaagtccaaccattccccagcactgccagatCCACCAGTAAACAACGTCAATAAGTGTCTCATCTACATGattttgaatgcttccagggacgTTCACATTCCATCACtaccctgggcagcctgctccaacTCCTGATCACATTCTTAATCAGGAATGATCAATgtagaaattgttcctaatctaCAGTCTAAACCTtgcctggtgcagcttgaggccattttgtcttgtcctaccactactTCCTTGCCATAGAGACTGaacccacctcactacaacctcctgtcaggtagctgtagagagcaataaggtccaGACTAAATCACCTCAGGTCCAGCAGtcattcctcatcacacttgtgcaccagacccttcaccagctccgttgcccttctctggacccgctccagcaccttAATGTCTCTCTTGGAGTGAgggacccagaactgaacacaggattcaaggtgtggcctcactgccctggccctgctggccacactatttctgatctaggccaggatgccattggcttcttggctgcctgggcacaatATAGGccatgttcagctccatcaatcagcacccgCAGGTCCTTttcatgagcagtttccagccacacttcccca
The Strigops habroptila isolate Jane chromosome 19, bStrHab1.2.pri, whole genome shotgun sequence DNA segment above includes these coding regions:
- the LOC115617727 gene encoding feather keratin Cos1-2-like, with the translated sequence MSCCNPCVPCQPCGPTPLANSCNEPCVRQCQSSTVAIQPSAVVVTLPGPILSSFPQNTVVGSSTSAAVGSILSSEGVPINSGGFDLSCITNRYCRRPC
- the LOC115617717 gene encoding feather keratin Cos1-2-like, with product MSCSEKCQTCEPCQPCQPCGPTPLANSCNEPCVRQCQSSHVVIQPSPVVVTLPGPILSSFPQNTVVGSSTSAAVGSILSSEGVPISSGGFDLSCITNRYCRRPC